One genomic window of Candidatus Methanomethylicota archaeon includes the following:
- a CDS encoding 2-oxoacid:ferredoxin oxidoreductase subunit beta, with translation MSFKDEYCEETHPLDDLILSERMPHIWCPGCGIGIVLNCYLRALMESGIDLNNVVVVSGIGCTGRIANYVALDSFHTTHGRAIPVAMGVKIAKPHLKVVVISGDGDLFAIGGNHFIHAARRNVDLLVICVNNFNYGMTGGQLGPTTPFQSITTTTPYGNIEHPFNLPYLATAAGAVFVARWTIAQPFALIKTIKKALQKSGFSFIEVIAPCITLYARYNKLGGPSEVLKYLLQNSVIQNGMDPAQVDIDKNKKIIVGEFIDRDRPEFVKELYRIIKEQSGLELKSIVSGG, from the coding sequence ATGAGTTTCAAGGATGAATATTGTGAAGAAACTCATCCATTAGATGATCTGATACTATCAGAACGAATGCCACATATATGGTGTCCTGGTTGTGGTATAGGAATCGTTCTAAATTGTTACTTGAGGGCATTAATGGAATCTGGCATTGACTTAAATAACGTTGTCGTTGTTTCAGGTATAGGCTGTACTGGTAGAATAGCCAACTATGTTGCACTTGACTCTTTTCACACTACGCATGGGCGTGCTATACCTGTTGCTATGGGAGTGAAAATTGCTAAACCTCATTTAAAAGTTGTAGTTATTAGTGGGGATGGCGATTTATTTGCCATTGGTGGAAATCATTTTATACATGCAGCAAGGAGAAATGTGGATTTACTTGTAATATGTGTAAATAACTTCAATTATGGGATGACAGGAGGGCAACTCGGTCCTACTACACCTTTTCAATCAATAACGACAACTACGCCATATGGTAATATTGAGCATCCATTCAATTTGCCATATCTTGCTACTGCTGCTGGTGCTGTTTTTGTTGCTAGATGGACTATTGCTCAACCTTTTGCTTTGATAAAAACCATAAAGAAGGCGCTCCAAAAATCGGGGTTCTCTTTCATTGAAGTTATTGCTCCATGCATTACCTTGTATGCAAGATATAATAAACTTGGAGGCCCCTCAGAAGTTTTAAAATATCTACTTCAAAATAGTGTAATTCAAAATGGAATGGATCCTGCGCAGGTTGACATAGATAAAAATAAAAAGATAATAGTTGGAGAGTTCATAGATAGAGATAGGCCAGAGTTCGTTAAAGAACTCTATAGAATAATTAAAGAACAAAGTGGTCTTGAACTTAAGTCAATAGTTTCGGGAGGGTAG
- a CDS encoding 2-oxoacid:ferredoxin oxidoreductase subunit gamma, which translates to MKWEIRISGLGGQGILLAGYILGKASAIFDNKNVVQTESYGPEARGSRSKTDVIISDEDIDYPYITSNNILIALSQDAYNYYKDYVCENGVIIVDEDLVKVEGAPRKNVRIYKVPATRIATALGRRIVANIVILGALCAITGIVSYSALEKAILDSVPKGSEELNLKALREGYNYGMKLLATSGGIQT; encoded by the coding sequence ATGAAGTGGGAGATACGTATCTCCGGACTTGGGGGGCAAGGAATACTCTTAGCTGGATATATTCTTGGAAAAGCTTCAGCAATATTTGATAATAAAAATGTTGTTCAAACAGAGTCCTATGGTCCTGAAGCCAGAGGTAGCAGATCTAAGACTGATGTAATAATATCTGATGAGGACATTGATTATCCGTACATAACATCAAACAATATATTGATTGCTCTATCTCAAGATGCATACAATTACTATAAAGACTATGTATGTGAAAATGGAGTAATAATAGTGGATGAAGATCTTGTAAAAGTAGAAGGGGCGCCTAGGAAAAATGTTAGAATATATAAAGTTCCTGCCACAAGAATAGCAACGGCACTTGGTAGGAGAATTGTTGCAAATATAGTTATTTTAGGTGCTTTATGTGCAATAACTGGTATCGTGTCATACAGTGCTTTAGAGAAGGCTATTTTAGATAGCGTTCCAAAAGGCTCTGAGGAATTAAATTTAAAAGCATTACGTGAAGGATACAATTATGGGATGAAGCT